A single Mercenaria mercenaria strain notata chromosome 9, MADL_Memer_1, whole genome shotgun sequence DNA region contains:
- the LOC128559234 gene encoding uncharacterized protein K02A2.6-like gives MSLVIVDSYSKWPIVKIMNKTSTSKTTEILRATFAGFGLCDELVSDNGPQFSSEEFKIFMKLNGIRHITSAPYHPKTNGLAERFVQSFKQALKSSTNDKGTLQTKLSRFLMNYRNTEHSTTGETPAKLMLGRNLTTRLDKIKPSLEERVSKNQAKMVRSNVERNFEVQDSVMIRDYRDKHEKWIPGVVKTKTGPVSYNVEIYPGVTWRRHADQLRAANVTPAGSPEIFVDPVIPSTQSKSSVESVSQPVESSGPTSPQKAKVTTPKPKEPPPVVELRRSSRTVKKRVLMDL, from the coding sequence ATGTCTCTAGTAATTGTGGACTCATATTCCAAATGGCCGATAGTGAAGATCATGAACAAAACATCCACCAGTAAAACTACTGAGATATTACGAGCAACGTTTGCAGGATTTGGACTTTGTGATGAGTTAGTGAGTGATAATGGTCCTCAATTTTCTAGTGAGGAAttcaagattttcatgaaacttaatggaATCAGGCATATTACTAGTGCTCCGTATCACCCTAAGACGAATGGACTCGCTGAACGttttgttcaaagttttaaacaggcattgaaatcctcaacaaaTGACAAaggaacattgcaaacaaaattgtCTCGTTTCTTAATGAATTACCGGAATACTGAACATTCAACTACTGGAGAAACGCCTGCCAAACTTATGTTAGGGCGCAATCTGACTACGCGTTTGGATAAAATCAAACCCAGCTTAGAAGAGCGTGTAAGCAAAAACCAAGCAAAAATGGTGCGTTCTAACGTAGAGCGAAATTTCGAGGTTCAGGACAGTGTTATGATTCGTGATTACCGTGACAAGCATGAGAAATGGATTCCTGGAGTAGTTAAAACCAAAACTGGTCCAGTGTCTTACAATGTGGAAATATATCCTGGAGTTACCTGGAGACGTCACGCAGATCAGCTCAGAGCCGCTAATGTAACACCTGCAGGAAGCCCAGAAATTTTCGTTGATCCAGTGATTCCATCAACTCAGTCTAAATCATCAGTTGAAAGTGTTTCTCAGCCTGTGGAAAGTTCAGGTCCTACATCACCTCAGAAGGCGAAAGTTACGACACCGAAACCGAAAGAACCGCCTCCTGTTGTCGAATTGAGGCGTTCTTCACGCACAGTTAAGAAACGTGTATTAATGGATCTATGA
- the LOC123546717 gene encoding sphingosine 1-phosphate receptor 1-like produces the protein MAEDNHLSNVDLSCLKSPTFSTVSLTVYVIVCTATIFGNILILLSMYKYSNRFKGNLYMLIGNLAVADLLLGFWLLLFIYEEIVPEVQQIWFFCLAKPVGVFISYCCSTFTLLVISFDRFIAVMFPLKYIERTHTRMLYIVTLFTLWFISIVIGSLPVILNSIGPPQETFVCKIGAILPHDLELLPLGILGTVFIGFTLYGIILRRLRRKESTGNNARMKRASKTVMMIFVFVVFMVLWLPFIICSCLMQVDLAPSLFKNVVCAREYLMRLGLLNSALNWIIYGLTNDKFRMAFRNIICCK, from the coding sequence ATGGCGGAAGACAATCATTTGTCAAATGTGGATCTTTCTTGCTTGAAGTCTCCAACCTTCAGTACTGTGTCACTTACTGTATATGTGATTGTGTGCACTGCAACAATTTTCGGAAATATCTTAATTCTTTTAAGCATGTATAAGTATTCAAATCGGTTTAAAGGTAATCTGTATATGCTTATAGGAAATTTAGCAGTTGCCGACCTGTTGTTAGGTTTTTGGTTGCTTTTATTCATATACGAGGAAATAGTTCCAGAAGTACAACAAATCTGGTTTTTCTGCTTGGCAAAACCTGTCGGAGTCTTTATATCGTATTGTTGTTCAACTTTTACTTTACTTGTAATATCTTTTGATCGTTTCATAGCAGTAATGTTTCCACTGAAATATATAGAAAGAACGCACACACGAATGTTGTATATAGTCACGTTATTTACCTTGTGGTTCATATCTATTGTCATTGGAAGTCTTCCTGTGATTTTAAACAGCATCGGACCCCCACAAGAAACATTTGTTTGTAAAATTGGTGCTATCCTACCCCATGATCTGGAGCTTTTACCGCTAGGAATACTCGGGACAGTCTTTATAGGCTTTACATTGTACGGGATTATTTTGCGAAGGCTCAGAAGAAAGGAAAGCACTGGAAACAACGCTCGAATGAAAAGGGCCTCAAAAACAGTAAtgatgatatttgtttttgttgtttttatggtCCTTTGGCTTCCATTTATAATATGTTCATGTCTTATGCAGGTAGATCTTGCGCCCTCTCTATTTAAAAATGTGGTATGTGCAAGGGAATATTTAATGAGACTTGGGTTACTTAATTCTGCACTCAACTGGATTATTTACGGCCTTACAAATGACAAATTTCGCATGGCGTTTAGGAACATTATTTGCTGCaaataa